The Amycolatopsis sp. DG1A-15b genome contains the following window.
CGCAGCCGGGAGAGCGCCGCCAGCCGGGCCAGCAGCGGGACGCTGCGCTCGACCAGCATCCGGCTGCGTTTCGTGCCCGCCGAGCGGTCGTGCACCCAGAACAGCACCACGCCCATCTGGTAGAGCCAGAGCAGCTCCGGCAGCTGTTCGCGCAGTTCCGGGTCGAGCTTGACGTCGGAGCCCTCGACGACCTCGCGCATGAGGCCGATCGACGCTTCGCGAGCGGCCGAGGAGTCGTCGCTGAACGGGCTCAGCGGCGACTCCGGGTCGGCCGCGTTGACGAAGAACTGCGTGCCGAAGCGATGGTAGGGCTCGGCGACGTCGAGCCAGCACAGCAGCACGGCCTTGAGGCGCGCCGCGAAGCCGGTCTCGCCGGTCAGCAGCAGGCGGGCCGCGGTCAGGTGCTGCCCGGCCATCTCGTCGTAGAAGCCCTGGATCAGCTGTTCCTTGGACGAGAAGTAGTAGTAGGCGTTCCCGACGGAGACGCCCGCTTCGGCGGCGATCGCGCGCATCGTCGTGCGGTCGTAGCCGTTCTCGGTGAACAGCCGCATCGCGGTCGTGACGATCAGGGACCGCGTTTCCTCGCTCTTGGCCACGCGCTGCACGTTAGCGCCGCGGCCGTCAGGGG
Protein-coding sequences here:
- a CDS encoding TetR family transcriptional regulator; this translates as MAKSEETRSLIVTTAMRLFTENGYDRTTMRAIAAEAGVSVGNAYYYFSSKEQLIQGFYDEMAGQHLTAARLLLTGETGFAARLKAVLLCWLDVAEPYHRFGTQFFVNAADPESPLSPFSDDSSAAREASIGLMREVVEGSDVKLDPELREQLPELLWLYQMGVVLFWVHDRSAGTKRSRMLVERSVPLLARLAALSRLRVFRPVSREIVDLIQDLAKRD